AACCGGAGACTATCGAATCGGGGTGGAGGTGGAGGACCGCTTGTCGGGAAACCATCTGCAACTGGCCGAGGACTTCACGGTCCGGCCCTTTCGAGCCGACTGACCGCCCGGCGGAATTCGTCTTTCCCCTTTCGTGCGCAGGTTTCAAATGGCGTCGAGCATGTCGAGACGCGGAATGGAACGGCCCGGCACGGCCGCGTTGGCGGCGTTGGTCTTGATGCTCGCGTCAACCCCCGGCCTGCTGCCGGCATCCCCGGCCCCTTCCATCCTCCCAAGCGGGAAGACGGCCGCGTCCCAGGCCACGGAGGCTGCAGGCGGTCCGTTCGAGGAAGCCGAACGGCTGTTTCGCGAGCGGAACTTCCCCGCCGCGGAGCCGCTCTTCCGCCGGATCCCCAACACGAGTTCCCATTACCCGAAAGCGCAACTTCGGCTGGGGACGATCTACTACGCGGCAGGCCAGCCCGATTTGGCCGAGGTATTCCTCCGCACCCACCTCCGGCTTCGGCAATCTCCCGAAGGCCACACCCTGTTGGCGGGCGTCCTGCTCAATCAGGGGAAATTCGACCCGGCCATCGAATCGGCCCGGAAGGCCATCGCCCTGGACAAGGGTTACGCAAGAGCCCACACGGCGTTGGGCATGATCTACGCCACGATGGAGGATTTTCCCAAGGCCCTGGCCGCCTTCCGGAGCGCTCTGGGGCTGGACGACAGGGACGCCAATACGTGGTTTCTGCTGGGGCGCTCCTATTTCCTCTCCCATCAGCCGGCAATGGCCCGCGAGGCGCTGGAGAACGCTCTGCAGCTCAATCCGCAGGTGGTCGAGATCTATTCACAGTTGGCGCAGACCCTGGCCCGGTTGGGAGAATCCGTCCGGGCCGAGGAGGTCTTCGCGCAGGGAGTCGAGAAAAACCGCCTCCGGACGCCCCCGGACAAGGGGATTCATATCGCTTACGGGCTGTTCCTCGCCGGGTTGGACCGGGGGGAGGAGAGTTGCCAGCAGTTCAGAGCGGTGACCCGGTTCTCCCCTCAGGACCCGGAAGCGCACTACGAACTCGCCAAGGTGCTCTTCCAGATGAAACGCTTTGCAGAAGCGGCGCGCGCAGCGGATCGTGCAGTGACTCTGGACCGCTCCGACTATCGGATCCACTACCTGATGGCCCGAATCTACACGGCCCTGGGCGATGCGGGCAAAGCTGAGGAACATGCCCGAAACGCCGTCTACGTGGAGCAGAAGTAAGGGGTCGAGCCCGGTACGCCGGTAGTTCGGGCAACGGAAAAACCGGCAGGAGAATTGACCTTGCCGAGTCGAAATGGGCAAATCACGGCGTGGACCGCTTCCCGATCCACTCGCGAAGCGCCTCGTTGATTCGTGTCTGCCAACCGCGCCCACCCGCTCTGAAGTGGTCGATCACATCCTGGGACAACCGGATCGTGGTGGACACTTTCGGTCTGGCAACCGGTGGACGGCCGCGACGAACGGGCGCCTTGGCAAACTTCTCCGGCCACCCGTCCCTGGACAGATCCGGCGCAGTGTCCGGATCAAAATCTCGAGGTATAGAGCCTTCGTTCGCGTTCATTGGCCTTCCTCATGCTGATGATCCGACGCGCTTTGCTACGAGGTGTCCAGACAAGGACCACCATCGTTGCGTCGAGATAGCCGACAGTGATGAAACGGTTCTCGCCATAGTCTCGCCGGTCGTCCACTACGGTAAGCGTGTCGCCGGTGAACACGTCGCCGGCGCGAGCCATGTCCAGCCCGCGGGCCTCAAGTGTAGCCTCCCGCTTGGCCGCGTCGAATTCGATCCACGCGATTTATTGTTACTACGATAAATCGAGTGCGTCAAGAATTCGTACTAGCCTGGCAGCCGCGAGCCAGTCATGCACTTGGGGACTCGGTTCGAAATGGGGACGGTAGGAACACTAATTTGCAGGCCCGGGCTCCTCGACCCGGAGCACCTGATCGGCATGAACGCCGGTCAATACCTGACGGACTCCACTGGGCCATCGGATTTCAAGCCGTTTGACGGAGGCGTCCGGTCCCAGGCCGAAGTGGACGCGGCGGTCGCTGGAACCGCCGTAGCCGACGCTGGTGGTCACGTGGTTGTGTTGAACCCCGCCGGCCGACTCCAGGACCAGCTTGGCGCCGATCCCGTCCCGATTGCTTTGGGTCCCCACCAACTCCACCAGCAGCCAGTGTTGGCTTTCCGGGGACACATTTCGAAAGATTCTCGCCGGTTCGTCGAAGCGGGTCGCCACGATGTCGACCCGGCCGTCGTTGTCCAGGTCTCCGAAGGCGCAGCCGCGGTGGGCGCCAGCCGTCTGGAAGCCGGCTCCGGCGCCGCCCGAATGGTCCACGAAGCGGCCGCCCCGGTTGGCGAAGACGGCGTTTCGCTGCCGGTAGGGGTAGTTGGTAATGATGTGGTCGATGTCCTCGATGTAGGAGTTCGCCGAAAAAAGGTCCTTCCAACCGTCGTTGTTCAGGTCGTAGATCCCGTTGCTCCATCCGCTCATGGTGATGCTGAGCCGGGCCAGCTCGCTGCGGCGGGTGAAGTCGTCGAAGATCCCGCCTCCCTCGTTGTGGTAGTAGGGGAAGGTCTCGTTGGTCAACGCGGTGATGAAGAGATCGGGCCGGCCGTCGTTGTCGATGTCCCGGAAATCCACGCCCATGCAGGAGAGCATCCTGCCGTCGCCGTTGTAGGCGACGCCCGCGGGAATGCCACGCTCGGTAAACGCGCCCTTCCCGTCGTTTTGAAACAGCAGGCTCCGCGCCTTGTCGTTGGCCACGAAGACGTCCAGGTCTCCGTCGTCGTCGTAATCGGCGAACGCCACTCCCATTCCCTTCCCCACGTGCCGGCCGATCCCGGACTTCGCCGACACGTCGGTGAAGGTGCCGTTACCGTTGTTCCGGTAAAGAAAGTTCGGCAGAGGTTCGAAGTAGGAGGGATGGCAGTAGATGCGCACCTTGGTGTGCTCCCAGCCGCAGAAGGGGTCTTTGTCGAAATCCCAGACCACGTAGTTGGCCACGAAGAGGTCCAGCCAGCCGTCGTTGTCGTAGTCGAACCAGCCGGCCGCGACCGCCCAGGTCTTGCCGAAACGGGGATGAATTCCCGCGACGCCCGCCTTGTCCGTCACGTCGGAAAAGGTCCCGTCGCCGTTGTTGCGGTACAACTGGTTCCGATTGACCCCCGCCACGTAGAGATCCTGCCAACCGTCGTTGTCGTAGTCGGCGGCCCCCGCCGCCATCGTATAGCCCTTTCCCTGGACGCCGGCCGCCATTGTCACGTCGCGGAAGGTCCCGTTCCCCTGGTTTCGATAGAGGCGGTTGAAGTACTTGGGGCCCGTCTTTTCGAGCGCCGGTATCTCGGCGCCGTTGACCAGATAGATGTCCAGGTACCCGTCGTTGTCGTAGTCGAAGAGTGCGACGCCCGCGATCATGGGCTCGATCTGGTACTTGCGGGGGGTGGCGGAGTTCCGCAGAACGAAGTCGACGCCTGAGGCGGGGCCCAGTTCTTCGAACACGACCGGCGCAACGCTTTGTCCCGCAGCTTGGCCACCGGCTACCCAGGACTGTGACAACGTGCTCCCGAGCACCGGCAACAACAGCGAAAGGGATATCCGAGGCAGTGGACCGAAGAGGGCACCCACAAGGGGCGCCCCTACCGGATTCGATCTCGAGATTCGAATCATTCCAGACCCGGGTAGAGTGGGAGCTGAACCCACTCTCCCTCCATGCTCTTGGACCGGTTTGCGGCTTCGATCAGCTCCACGCAGCGGAGCCCTTCCCGCCAGGTCAGACAGGGGTCGGTCCCGTCGGTGATCCAGCGGACGAACTCTCGTGTCTCCTTCCGCAAGGCCTCCTCGGCGCCGACGGGGTTGCCGCCCGGCTCCTCGAACCGCTCATGGTGCTCGTCGGATTCCGTCAGCAACTGCCAGTAGAGGTCGATGTGCTGAAACGACGTGACCAGCCGCATTCCCCCCCGGCTGCAGACGACGTCGGCGCCGTAGACCTGCCGGTACCGGGTCAGGGGATAAGACAGGGACACCCCCAGGAAGCCGGTCGCTCCCGACGCGAAGCGGAGCAGGACGTGGATCGAGTCGGAGAAGTCATAGCGGGAGTCTATCCCAGGCCCGCAGACGGCGCTCACCGCCGCCACGTCGCCGCACATGGCGCGCATCCAGTCGAGTTCGTGGACCCCCGAGCAGGCCAGGACTCCTCCGCTCTCGGCCTGCCGGGTCCACCAGCCCTGAAAGCCGTCTTGACGCGCGTCGAAGTAACCGATGGTGGACATGGCATGGACCGGTCCCAAGAGTTCCCGAAGCTGGATCATCCGGGCCCAGGGAGGACGCAGCCGGCGCTTTTGCCCCACCATCAGGCGAACTCCGGCGTTTCGGCAGGCGCGCACCATCTCCCAGCAATCCGGCACGGTGGGAGCCATGGCCTTCTCACAGAACACGTGCTTGCCGCATCCGGCCGCGGCCACCGCCATGGGCCGGTGGAGGTGGTTCGGCCCCGTCAGGGCCACCGCATCGATCTCGGCCTCCTCCAGCAGGCGCCGGTAGTCTTCGTACTGGGGAACGTCGCGGCCCGTCATTTCCAGAAACCGGGCCCTGGCTTCCGGATTGGGATCGCAGATGGCCGTCACCTTCGCCACCTCGTTGATGTACTGGGCCAGAAAGGGCGAGAAGTTGCCCGTGCCGAGCATGCCGAAACGAACTCGTTGGCTCATTGGAGACACTCCCGTGGTTCAGAGTCGGAAGGGATCGTCAGGAAGGGTCGAAGCAGTCCCGCCACGTTTCTTCAGAGGTATCGTCGCCTACCCCGCGCCGGATTGGAAGTCGCTCCGGATACGGTCGAGGGCATCCTGCGGCGTTCCTCGCATGACGTAGAGCCGGCCCTTGATGCGGCGTTCCTCACCGGGCGTGGTGAGAGGACCGAAGTAGGGATCGGCATGGAAGCACTTGTTCCCGACGGGGTCGCCGTAGATGCTGTAGGCCCGCTCAAACGCCAGAGCCGCGACGTGTTGCCGGTCCGAAGACTCGACGATCACGAGGGGCGCTTCGGCGGTGGTGAAACTCACGGGAAGCATTTCGTGTCCCACGGGCACGAACCCGCCGGCGCCTTGAACGTTGAACAGTTCAATCTTGGGACCGCCGCTCAACTCGTTGAAGGCGCGCAGCCGGCCCTCGCCGAAAAGGTAGGTTCGCTTCCGGTCCGAGTCCGCGAAACGGCTCTCCAGTCCGACCACGCAGAAATGCCAGTCCACCTTCCCCATGGGACGGTCGAGGCCGTTCTGAATCCCCAGACGGATGTCCAGGTAGTCGCTCCGAGCCGAGAGGTCGAGCCAGAAACGGCCGTGTCCGGGAACCGGACAGTCCGCCGAGAGTTCCTCGTCACCGCTCGTTTGTCGCCACTCGAAAGGAATGTGGCGATACCCTTTTCCCCTGCCCTCCGGCTGGTAGGGCGGGAAATGATCGTCATAAAGGTACGCCTGCTCGTAGCCCACGATCTCGGACGTCCGGAGGATCAGGCGCTCCTCCGGGCTCATCCAGGGAGCCCGCAATGCCGCACACAGGCGCCAGTCATGCCGCGCGCCCCGGTTGCGGAATTCGGCATAGGGGCCTTCCCACTGATAGGGCCGGAGGGTCAGTCCCGGCTCCCCCGCGGCTCCATGTCCGAGGGCGGTGGCCGGATCCAGGAAGTTCACCAGGGCTCCTCCGGCAACATATCGCATGAAATCTCGTCGTCTGACCATGGGTCCCCCAGTTTTGAAGTCAGCCGGCGTCGCAGGAAGGATATCGGTCAGTAGCCCCAGGTCTTCACCGACCAGCGCCTTTGAAACAGTTGCCGGTACGACTGGTTGACCAAGGCAATGGCCGCCAGGTCCGTCCGGTTGCGCACGATCGGGACATAGGCTTCCAGGCCCTTGCGCAGAACGGCCATGGCCTGGTCGGCTTCCCGGACGGCGCCGGTGCGGTCGCCGGAACGGAATGCGGCGGCAGACCGTTGCACCGCCTGCACCGCCGCCACGTACTGCCGGGCGAACTCCAGGCGGCCGGCCCAGTAGTCCACATACCATCGGCCTTCGGGCGTCGACTTGTCGCGGGCCTTCCTTGCCGACTTCAGAGCCCGCGAATAGCCCTCATGGGCCTCGTCAACATAGGACGGAGTCGCCCGGTCCTTCAGGTACCAGTATTTCATCAACATGCCGCCCGGCGAAAAGGACGTCGACGGCGGCCAGTCCGCCGGGAACGCGAAGGCCGACCTGGCCAGAGCGATGGTCACCGCCTCCACTTCATGGTAGGCCGACAGCATGTCCTCGACGCACCCCTCGCCGCAGATCGCCTTCAATTGATCCCGCGCCACCGCGTCGGGAGTGATCTCCGGATCCCAGGACGCGCGCGCCAGGTAGGCGAGGGGCCAGTCATGGTCTCCGGGGAAGCGCTCCCGCGCGATGACTCCCTTCCAACCGTGCCGGTGCATCACCTGGATGATCTCGTACAGGGAGTTGGTGGTGAGCTGGGGCATGACTCCGATGTTGTCGTCGTCCAGGGTCAGGTTCATGATGCCCAGGACTTGAGAAGGCAGATCCTTGAGGATCTCGATCCGCCTCAAGAGGTGGACCGGCTGATTGGAGGGCATGCTCTCCAGAGTCCAGTCCGCCGGCCAGATCCGGTCCAGGATGGGGTAGAGCTCTTCCGAGACTCCGAAACAGTTCACCCGGATCCGGGAGCGGGAGGTTCCCTTCAAGACCTCGGGGTCGCGCAGGAGGCGGTCGAAGAAGTAGAGATTGGCGATGTCCCCCTTGAGTTCGTTGAGCGCCCGCTCGGGGCTCCCTTCCGATCCCTTGCGATGCTTCACGGCGGAGGTGATCCGGTCCAGGGAGAGTTCCTCGCCGACACCGTATTTCTCGTCGAGGGCCTCCCAAGCCCGCTCGTACTCTCCGATCCACTGCCGGAACTCCGGCATGAAGACGGTGACCACGTCGGTCTTGGGATAACTGTTCAGCGTCGCACGCAGAACGGCGGAGGAGAGGCCGAAGAACTCGGGGTCGTCCAGAGGCGTCTCCTGTCCCGGAACCACCGACATGCCACTCAGTTGAGCGCTCTGCTCGGCGCCGTCAAGCAGCGGCGCGAACTCCGGCGGGAAGTCGATCACCGGAGCGGCGTAGGCGGTCTCCATGCCCCGTTTGTGGATATGGTCCATCAGGTTCCGAACCAGTTGCTGCCCCGCCTCGATCATTTCGGGATAGGAGGAGGTGAGGGGAAGATCGCGATGCCAGAACTGGGAAACGTCTCCGAAAAGGGACCGCCCGATGGTGTCCGGAGTGATGGGATAGTGGTAGCCGTACCAGAGATGAGCCGAGCGGCGCTCGATTCCCTTGTGCTCCCAGTGCAGGTAGGGCTGCCACCCGAAGGCGTAGACGTTGATCCGGGTGAACTTCATCTTGGCCAACTGATCGATCAGCGGCCGGAAGTCGGAGATGCCCCAGCTCTCCATGCTGGCCACCAGATCCTGAATCGTGGGATGGGCGCGCACCCGGAAAACCGGCTCCATGACCGCGTCGAGTTGCGGAAGCTGGAACGTCCTCTTGGGAGGCAGGACGTCGCGGTCGATCAGGTAGCGGACGCCCCAACGCTCGGCCAGTTCGTAGACGGCCCACAAAGTGGCGCGGGGACTTCCACCTCCGATTACCAGCGCCGGCCGGCCTTCGAGGTCGATGGTCCGCAGCACCAGCCCTTGATCGGTCAGCTCGGGAAAAACGCCGCCGGAGAGCGCCTCGGCGAGAATGGGGTTGGTCCCGGGCGATCCCACCAGCAGAACCGCTTCGGCGGAGGCGGGCGCTTCGGTGGCCGGCCGGACACGAACGTCGAACAGCTTCTCGAGGTAGCCGCAAAGCTCGCTGGCCGCGAATTGCTCCAGCTCGGGAGCCGAAGGGCCGACCACGACACTCACGGGCGAGGTCGGGGCGTGGGTACAATTCGGCAGGAACCCGGCCAGCGGGAGCAGGAGCAGGAGGATCCGGATCCGGCGCGGGAGTGGCGGCTTTCCTGCCGCCGAACTGGAGCGGCGGTTTCCTAACCGCCGGACTCCCGAGCAGCAAGCGGCCACGGCGGAAAGAGCGACTGGAAGTCGCCCCTCCTTGTTTCTCAGAAGCTCCCTCACCGGCTCCCGCCCGCCGAAATCCGGTAGTGCATGGAGAAATGGACGATTGGAAATCGCCCCTCCTTTTCCTAGAAGATGAACCTCATGTCCATCACGACCTTGCGCTGACCCAGGGAATCGTGCCACATCCCGCGGGCGTTCCCCGATCCCCGGATCTGGCCGGCGGTGGGGCTGTTCACGGTGGTGTTGGGGTTGCCGTAAACGGGGTGATTGAGGACGTTGACGATGTTGGCTCCGAGTTGGATCCGGGCGCCCTCGCGGAGGAAGTTGAGCTCGAACTCCTTGTACGGGTTCAGATTGAAGATCCAGGCGCCGGGCCCGACGATGGAGTTGATCTGCGCATTCCCGAGGCTTCCGGCGCTGGGCACGGCATAGCACCGCGTATTGAACCATTGACCACGGACGTCCTTGGGACCCCCGTTCGGGTCGTCGCACGTCTGGTTGGGACGCCCGCCGAA
This region of Acidobacteriota bacterium genomic DNA includes:
- a CDS encoding tetratricopeptide repeat protein, with product MSRRGMERPGTAALAALVLMLASTPGLLPASPAPSILPSGKTAASQATEAAGGPFEEAERLFRERNFPAAEPLFRRIPNTSSHYPKAQLRLGTIYYAAGQPDLAEVFLRTHLRLRQSPEGHTLLAGVLLNQGKFDPAIESARKAIALDKGYARAHTALGMIYATMEDFPKALAAFRSALGLDDRDANTWFLLGRSYFLSHQPAMAREALENALQLNPQVVEIYSQLAQTLARLGESVRAEEVFAQGVEKNRLRTPPDKGIHIAYGLFLAGLDRGEESCQQFRAVTRFSPQDPEAHYELAKVLFQMKRFAEAARAADRAVTLDRSDYRIHYLMARIYTALGDAGKAEEHARNAVYVEQK
- a CDS encoding BrnA antitoxin family protein — translated: MNANEGSIPRDFDPDTAPDLSRDGWPEKFAKAPVRRGRPPVARPKVSTTIRLSQDVIDHFRAGGRGWQTRINEALREWIGKRSTP
- a CDS encoding BrnT family toxin; the encoded protein is MEFDAAKREATLEARGLDMARAGDVFTGDTLTVVDDRRDYGENRFITVGYLDATMVVLVWTPRSKARRIISMRKANERERRLYTSRF
- a CDS encoding CRTAC1 family protein; its protein translation is MFEELGPASGVDFVLRNSATPRKYQIEPMIAGVALFDYDNDGYLDIYLVNGAEIPALEKTGPKYFNRLYRNQGNGTFRDVTMAAGVQGKGYTMAAGAADYDNDGWQDLYVAGVNRNQLYRNNGDGTFSDVTDKAGVAGIHPRFGKTWAVAAGWFDYDNDGWLDLFVANYVVWDFDKDPFCGWEHTKVRIYCHPSYFEPLPNFLYRNNGNGTFTDVSAKSGIGRHVGKGMGVAFADYDDDGDLDVFVANDKARSLLFQNDGKGAFTERGIPAGVAYNGDGRMLSCMGVDFRDIDNDGRPDLFITALTNETFPYYHNEGGGIFDDFTRRSELARLSITMSGWSNGIYDLNNDGWKDLFSANSYIEDIDHIITNYPYRQRNAVFANRGGRFVDHSGGAGAGFQTAGAHRGCAFGDLDNDGRVDIVATRFDEPARIFRNVSPESQHWLLVELVGTQSNRDGIGAKLVLESAGGVQHNHVTTSVGYGGSSDRRVHFGLGPDASVKRLEIRWPSGVRQVLTGVHADQVLRVEEPGPAN
- a CDS encoding Gfo/Idh/MocA family oxidoreductase; the protein is MSQRVRFGMLGTGNFSPFLAQYINEVAKVTAICDPNPEARARFLEMTGRDVPQYEDYRRLLEEAEIDAVALTGPNHLHRPMAVAAAGCGKHVFCEKAMAPTVPDCWEMVRACRNAGVRLMVGQKRRLRPPWARMIQLRELLGPVHAMSTIGYFDARQDGFQGWWTRQAESGGVLACSGVHELDWMRAMCGDVAAVSAVCGPGIDSRYDFSDSIHVLLRFASGATGFLGVSLSYPLTRYRQVYGADVVCSRGGMRLVTSFQHIDLYWQLLTESDEHHERFEEPGGNPVGAEEALRKETREFVRWITDGTDPCLTWREGLRCVELIEAANRSKSMEGEWVQLPLYPGLE
- a CDS encoding alpha-glucuronidase family glycosyl hydrolase codes for the protein MSVVVGPSAPELEQFAASELCGYLEKLFDVRVRPATEAPASAEAVLLVGSPGTNPILAEALSGGVFPELTDQGLVLRTIDLEGRPALVIGGGSPRATLWAVYELAERWGVRYLIDRDVLPPKRTFQLPQLDAVMEPVFRVRAHPTIQDLVASMESWGISDFRPLIDQLAKMKFTRINVYAFGWQPYLHWEHKGIERRSAHLWYGYHYPITPDTIGRSLFGDVSQFWHRDLPLTSSYPEMIEAGQQLVRNLMDHIHKRGMETAYAAPVIDFPPEFAPLLDGAEQSAQLSGMSVVPGQETPLDDPEFFGLSSAVLRATLNSYPKTDVVTVFMPEFRQWIGEYERAWEALDEKYGVGEELSLDRITSAVKHRKGSEGSPERALNELKGDIANLYFFDRLLRDPEVLKGTSRSRIRVNCFGVSEELYPILDRIWPADWTLESMPSNQPVHLLRRIEILKDLPSQVLGIMNLTLDDDNIGVMPQLTTNSLYEIIQVMHRHGWKGVIARERFPGDHDWPLAYLARASWDPEITPDAVARDQLKAICGEGCVEDMLSAYHEVEAVTIALARSAFAFPADWPPSTSFSPGGMLMKYWYLKDRATPSYVDEAHEGYSRALKSARKARDKSTPEGRWYVDYWAGRLEFARQYVAAVQAVQRSAAAFRSGDRTGAVREADQAMAVLRKGLEAYVPIVRNRTDLAAIALVNQSYRQLFQRRWSVKTWGY